ATGGATGTAGTGTGTGGAAAGATAGATAGTGGAGATTCAGAAAGGTgagggggagagaggaggaaagatgATGACAGATTGCTTAATGGGTCGATGTATGTTATTGGAGTGGTGGGTACCCTAAAAGCCTAGACTTGACCACTATGCAATCTATGCGAGTAACAAGGTTACACTCGTACCCCATAAAttgatgcaaataaataaaatgaaacaaaacaaaatcagatgAACACTCCTATTCATCCCTCAAGGCCCAACTCTGGCATTTCCTCACCTGTGCAGCTGTCCCATCCACCCCCGACCAGATCCCTTATTGCCCCCTCTGGTCTCTCCTAGTCCTCAACTTCCCTGAACATACGGAGTTGGGGGCGTCTGTATCTGTAATGGGAAGGATCATAGGGTGTGGGAACCTCCTTACCCAGGAAGGCCTCAGTGAACTCCTTGGTAGCATTGGCAGCCACCTGGGCCAGCTGTTCTTGGCTTATGCACTGAAGCTGGGAGTGTACCTGCTCCAGCCTCTGTAGAAGGACAAGGGTTCCCCACACCTGCTGGGCCAGGATGGAGGCTGAAGTCAGAGCAGCCCCATTCTGCCGTCGGAAGTTGCTGCGGAACTCTGGGTCTCTGGCCACCCCAGCCCCATAGTACTGGCTCAGCAAATGGCTGAGGGATGGTCGGGGCTCAGGAGTCCGGCTCAGGTAGTCTCCAAGGATGACCCCATCCAGGGCACCATTGAGGAAGGCCATGGTTAACAGAGATGCCTTGGGGTCCAGGAGAGTAAAGGTCCGAGGGGCAGAGAGTTGGTCCCAGCAGCCCTCAGTTCCCAGGTCTGGATGGCTCTGGGTCTGGGGACCCTGGAGGAAGGCCAGGCCCAGGTTTCCAGCCAGAGTGACTGCCAGGAGGCTGTCCACCATGGTCGGGGGGGACTTGGCTTTGGCATCTGGCAAGGAAGCTTGGACATCTGGACAACCTGTTGTAGCATCTGGAGAGTTGGCTCCAATATCTGCAGTGGTGACATCTGGAGAGGCATCCCTGAGTCCTGGGGAGGAGGTGGCTTTTACACCTGGAGCAATGGCCACAACATCTGGAAAGGTGACTCCAGCCTCCTGAGAGGCAGCCGTGCTGTCCAACGGCAAGTTTATGACCTTGCGCCCTTGCAGCCCTGCCTCCAGCCCCGCCAGCAGAGGCTCCACAGCCACAGTCGAGCCATCGGGTGCCAGCACCACCCCGTATTCCCGCCCTTCTCGTACGTCATGTTGGGCCACCGCCTTGGTCAGGCCTTGCAGCTCTGGGCTCAGTGGGTAGGGATCCAACTCTGCAGCATCGAGGCTCTGCACTCCCAG
The Piliocolobus tephrosceles isolate RC106 unplaced genomic scaffold, ASM277652v3 unscaffolded_30797, whole genome shotgun sequence genome window above contains:
- the PGLYRP2 gene encoding N-acetylmuramoyl-L-alanine amidase; the encoded protein is MAQGVLWILLGLLLWSDPGTASLPLLMDSVIQALAELEQKVPAANASHTASAWLLSASNSGPHNHLYHFLLGVQSLDAAELDPYPLSPELQGLTKAVAQHDVREGREYGVVLAPDGSTVAVEPLLAGLEAGLQGRKVINLPLDSTAASQEAGVTFPDVVAIAPGVKATSSPGLRDASPDVTTADIGANSPDATTGCPDVQASLPDAKAKSPPTMVDSLLAVTLAGNLGLAFLQGPQTQSHPDLGTEGCWDQLSAPRTFTLLDPKASLLTMAFLNGALDGVILGDYLSRTPEPRPSLSHLLSQYYGAGVARDPEFRSNFRRQNGAALTSASILAQQVWGTLVLLQRLEQVHSQLQCISQEQLAQVAANATKEFTEAFL